In Ciconia boyciana chromosome 1, ASM3463844v1, whole genome shotgun sequence, the genomic stretch ATATGTGAAACATGTCTTTGATATCAGCTCTTTCTGCCCTTCCTCCCATTTTTGTGATCAAATTTGCTCTGCCCGTTGTATCCACTGTCAAAGGCATGACTGTTGAAGTCAAGGGTGACTTTTGGCCCCATGCTTTAACGATCCTAGTGTAGATCAATGTGGGATTTAAACTTCCAGAAGGGATTGCTAATTACTGCCGCTGCTACAAAGGGCTTCAGGCTTTATTGTCTTTCAGTAACCATTTGATACACTATACAACAAGCTGGAAGGCTCTTCTTAGCTCATCAAGAACAACTTGGCAGGAAACTGTGCCAAGTAGTTGCCTTCATAAACTGATCAGTTGTTCAGTTAGAATAACTCCTTAGGAATTTTGCTCCTCCAAGAACTAGAAGCCATCTGATTTCTAGCTAAATGGTCCTGTCCTGGTAGGAATACTTAGAAGAATAGTTCTGTTGTGCACAGCTAACAGTTCTAAGAGACATTTGATATGAGATGGATGATTACTTTTGTGGTGTGGGCTTTTTCCTGTCATCATATTCTacttttgtttaggaaaaataGCAGTAAGGTATTAAAATGAAGCCGTTCAAACTTTTCATAAGAAAACTAATTGCAAACTGAACATAATGCATAGATTTCTGGAACGGTGACGGAGTTGGGACTAGGACTGGTCCATCCAATGGAACTCATGTCCTTGGGTATTCAGGCTACTTACACGTGGTGTTCAGAAAAGCAAGCCTGCAAAGAACAGCACCTGCATTGAGCAGGGTGCTGTCTAAAGGTAGAACGCAAACATGAAAATACAGGGATCTTCTGTCCTTGGGCTTTCACTACTAAGTGTAGTGCTACAGGTACCTCTCTCCAAGATAGGAACTTACAACTGCTCTTTCAAAGCTTTGATTAGAGTTCAAGGCTTAAAACAGTAGAGGCGGTTTGTTCTGGTGGTTGCCTTTTATGTGATAGCCTGAAACACTCTCCTAGGAAGTAGGAGAACAGGGTTCAGTTTCCTTGCAGAGGTTCAAACCCTTATCTCCTCCCTGATGGAAGACTCTTTTAACCATGAGGCTGGAGGCAAACGCACATGGGAAGCCCTGTGCCTCTGCTCCATACAACAGCAGAGTTAGCAAAAGAGCACGTGTGATCCTGTCACCCGGTGGCTTGGGCACTCAGCGGTTGTGAGGAAGAAGTCGCAGGCTTACgtccctgctcccagggctgtTTGTCAGTCAGCCAAACCAGGAATCCCAGGGAACCAGGTAAGTTTTGCAGAGCTGTAATTACAACCCTGATACTGAAGTCTGATGCTGCCCATGTAGATGCCCCACCCTCACAAATGAAACAAGCAAATCTCCACTCTCTCCATTTCTTACCTGCTCATTCGCAAGCTGGAAATTTTCATAGACAGCATAACGTCTTTCCCCATGCCAGTCCATCAGGTCAATCTTTAATGAGCTGTCTCCTAAACACAAAGCGGTGTCCTGTTAAATGAACTATTATCTCATGTGAATTGGAAAGAAATCTCTGGAGGGAAAATACTTGCACCTCTAGCGAGCAGGTCATAGATGTGGTCATTGCCCAGCCAGTATTCATCATTCTTGCCCTGGAATTTCCCAAATCCCAGTTTGTAATCATCCCATTTCCTGCAGTGAGACACAAATACCAATTTCAGCATGTGAGGGAATTAGACAGTTTGTGAGACTTAGCTATGCTAACAAGTAAAACTTCAGCTGTATCTCTAGACATTGTTTTCTAAAAGTGATTCATTGCAAGCTGAGCTGAGATTTGTCACTCTGCCTTAGAAGTAAATACAGCTCACAGCTTACTTCTTCACCTGCTAAAcctgtgcacacacatatattggGATGAAACCTTCAAACTGCCAGATGCAGTGCTCGCAGAATGAGGTTGTCAGTTAGAtggaaagggaaagcagcagctgtcatATGGGTCTTCAGCAAAGCATCTGATACTGTTCTTCAGCAAGTCATAATTCAAATGCACTGCTGGCTGGAAATTAATGTTGCAGTCTAAAATATGCTACAATCTTGGATGCATGATGTGGTATGGTGAAGAATCAGAAACTGAATAGAAGCTGCAAACAAAAGCTTCCAGataaagttaaaaggaaaatatctggGTCTGATTTGTGCTCCTGTTCcacttaaatctttttttgaTTCATTGACCACTGTCACCTCTGCTTTTTTGCAAGATCACTGTTTGGATGTGGCAACTTGTCCTTCAAAGATATACACTTATTTTTCACCAGCATTCTCTGGTTTCGCCTTTCTAAGAGAAATCTCATGCTGTTACTTTCTCAGCATTTCATTCTCTTAAAATCTCTCTGTTGTTTATGTATTATCTTTGATACTGACATATACTTCCTGTGTATCAATGCTTCCACTTTTACTAACCCTGTGTTTATTCCCTTTCTCATGTTGTCATCAGGGATATTAACTCTGCCTGACCTACATACTAGTCAGTGCTCCTCTTCAGGATGTTTTTCATTCACCTGTGCAGAGAGCTGAGCTACCATGACTAGATAGCTACCACTGTCTGGGCAAGCCAGCTTAGAGCCAGTTGAGGTAGCTTTGCTACAGTGAGGACTGCACTCACTGTAAGAGACACTAAACATGCCCTGAAATTGTGTGTGCTGTGACAGTGAATTAATCTTCATAGGAATGTTTCTTCTTTACTGTGCTACCAGAGCATCTCTCCTCCTGGAGATTTCCAGGTGAAAGTCACCTCTCTGGGATTATTGCATAAAAAACAAACTGGACCAGTGGTTTGGCATTTTTTTGAATGATCTGATTAAGGAAATAAACGTTACACCATGCTGAAACTGACTCCTGACATGAGAACAGATAAGAAGTTCAATGGGTCTCAGTCTATGTGCTGGCAGCAAATACGTGCCAGTTTGGAACCTTCAACAGTCTCCAATatgataaaacaaatatgcACACACGTACACACTTACTCGAATGCAGACAAGCCATGGAAAAGGTGTTATTGGTCCATTTTGAAAATGGCCTCCTGCTACCAATATGTATCCCTACGTTGTCCTAATGCACAGAGTTATCATCATTAAAGCATAGTCTTGCATATCCTGCTTCTCAAATGTTGGGTTTtgccaggcagcaggacagggggtGGGAGCTGGAGGCCTGACTGCAAGCCCTGTGGATGCAACCATGGCGCACCCACCTGTTGAAATTCTCCTTGCCATTACTCCGCCGCTGAATGACAGTCCAGCCCCCGCCGTCAGACATGTCACAGTATGCCAGGAAAGGCTCTCGGTCTGCTCTGGGCCTGATCCGGTAGTAGCCATTTTTGGTCTTCTTCCGATTATACAACGCGGAGCAATCTAGGCAGAACAGTGTTGGTTTGTTAAAcagggcagagggaaagcaATGGGGTATGTGCAGCCAAGAGAAGACATCGCTGAGAGGCTGTATAGGACAAGGACACTTGGCCAGCCTGTGTCATAGCTCTGCAAGCCCTGCAAAGCCAAAGCAAATGGTTCAGTGAGGTAGTAGTAATGCTGGTTTGCAAACTGCTGGGCCTGACGAAAAGCAGCAAGGCTTGAGAGCCTTTACAGCCATGCCCTCTGAGGGAGTTATTCCCAAATCTTTGGTGACACACAGGACAACTGCAGCTCAGACTGGGGCTATAGCACGGGACCGATGCAGGACCAGGACTGGCTCTATCAGCAAGATCATTTGTAGGGAAGCTCATTTCCATGTGGAAGGTAACCTCAGCTGTACTTCAGACTGGATCAGGGCCCAAAATTTCTAACATAAGAGGCTAAGTTCCTGTGACCAGCTCTACCAGGCCTGTATCAGGAGAGTGCCTTTCAGGACCTCAGTGCTTCACACTTTCAATGTAATGCCCATGAAGGAGAAAATCTTGGCCACAGGCCATGATTCCAGTTATGACCGTGTTCTCAAAGTGACAGCAAGGAACAGAGTATGCATACCTGCTACTGTGCTGCAGAAGTGATGGAGGAGCCGAGGAGCAGAGAGGCTGGACTCCTCCAAACAGGTTTCAGTGTCTGCAGCTGAGCCAGGCACTCTGGGCTCCCGTAAGTCACTCAGAGAAAATGGGCTCTTCAAGAGCAAGACCCATCTCTTCCTAAAGCAGATATCTGAAGTAGGTCTGATGGAAAACAGCTGAGAGGTGCCTGTTCCTCTCTGCACCGGAGTCCCAGGTGAGAAGCCCAGCTGCAGGTGTCTGCGTTGTACCTGGGCGATAGCTGCCTAAAGCTGGGCCAGTTGACTCCGGCCCCAAGGAATGTCTGCTTGTACCAGGGCCACCAGTATGCCCTTCTTCTTCCTATGTAtctgactgcattttaaaacacaatccactttaaaaatgtaaaacttttagcagaaataaaatatgacacATGGGACACTGCAGGGAGAAATAAACATTGTGGCAAGCTGAAATTTGCACATATGCTATGCAAACCGTACCTTCGTCATAGACTATCAGATTTCCACTGGTTGTGGGTAAAAGCATCACATGCTGCACGCTCCTGTTGCCTGAGAACAGCCCACTTTTTGTTCTATGGTAAGTGTTCCCCAGGATGTCCTTCAGTTGCAGTTCATATAAGTAAAGCAAGTCTTGAAGCTGTTTTAACCTTTGTCTTAATTTATTGTTGTCTAGGAGGCAGATATCTTTTTCctatggagaaaataaaacaaaaagacccCACGCTTCAGTCAGTGGTAAGaacagagaggcagagagagaaggagtaTCTGTCTCCTCTTGATCCTAACGTGTCACACTGCCTCTGCGGATCAAGATGATTCAATGGTGGTCTCTCTCTAAGGTACACGAATTGTGCACAGCATGGACTGTTGAGTTGAACCCACTGGAAAAAGGTTTTCTACAAGGATCTTGCCACTGATCAGAGCATTCCAGAATATGATCAGATATGCAGAGAATTACTTTGGACAAAAATCATTCGTCTTGAGTCCCATTTAATGAACTCAAAGGGAGCGTTTGCAGACTATGAAACTGCTCAGAGTAGTAAGAGAGGGAAAAACCGGCTCTTGCACTGCAGCCAGGCCAAACCAGCGAGGTTCCAGAAACACCTTCTTGTAAAACTCAAAGataaaaaagctgatttttggTGCAAATCAGTGGAAAGCAGTGAGCCTACCATGATCCGTGGAGTAACTTCAGAGCTGTATTACCATAACCAAGACCAAAATCTGGCCCACACTGACCGGgataaacattttcagcaacAATCTAGTCTGTGACTGGTGTTACTCcattaaaaacataacaaaacagagcaaaatctCTTCCAAAACAACCAAGCAAACGCGTGCAATAAGATTCAGTTGCTATTTTCACTCTGAGCAAGCTGGCTTGAGTGATACCAGGTCAGGACCCATTCTAGGCATAAGCAAAATAAGCAGTTGCTCAGGCCAGCAGACTGACGAGCATGCTCAAATGTGGTCTCCcagctgcctcttccttctcctaGGCCTGTAGGTTTTCCTCCACAGAGGATTTCCAGGCTGGAAGCACACAGGGACCTGCTGTAGGCAGCTCTTAGCCTGCCAAACTCTCCTTGCCAAGCTCTGTACCTCCTTGGGATGGCCCAAGATTGGATTGCTCATCAGAAGAGTACAGATTGCCTCAGACTAAGCCTACCAGCTCTTCCccttttaaaaaggggaaagaggtgGTAGGCATTTAAATCACAATGAATAAATGAAGGCAGTTTTCCCTGAGGGAACGGAGCAGAATATTTATTCAGTGGCcataaaatcactttttttttttttttaaggggcttttgttgttgtttttaattcttggCAATGTCAGTCCAGCCATCCAGAGAGCTGCCCATCCTCTAATGCCGTGAAACCCCTGTATTATCAAGACAGCAAGAGTGACCTTCCTTTAGCTGCAGGCAGACACCTTTTTGCTCTGTTCTTGCAGGCCTGTGTCCCTTTTGTGGGGGAGCACCTACCTCTACGTGACTGGGAATGATAAACCATTGGGAGGCTGTACAGACACCAGCTAAGAGATACGCACCGAAAACCTGGGTGCAGGTGAGCCAAAGCTGAccaggagaaggagcagcagcaaccaGGGCATCATCACACTCATTTCTTATCACCTGAAAAGAAGCATTGACAGGCTGCACTGGAGGTTTCTTTAGCTCCTCTCACAACTTAATCCCCCCTCACAATCACATTTAATTCCCCAGAAAACGCTGCAGGATTTGTTAAGGAGTTTGCTTGAAACTACAGGCAGGACAAAATTGGTGATGTTGATCCCTAAGATGCATGTTAGGGAGAAGCTGAAGCACCAGTACAGCGTGCTGACAGGGGCATCGAGCTTTGGGTCCAAGCTCCTGCTTCCCTGTAGAAATAAATACCTGGCGTGActctccagcagcctctgcccctTCTCCCGAGTGCCCACGCAGACGGGAAGTTACTCAGCAATAATGCCTCCTTGGAGCACTCCTTGCTAAAATGGTTGGCTAAAAATCACACAGTCCTTATTCAGTCCGAACTCCCCAAAGTTAAGAGGAATTTTGCCTCCTGTTGAGTGAGCGTAGGCATTGCCCCTCCTCAGTCCATGGAGCGGTCTGTCAGGATGGCATTACCTTGGAGGCCGAGGGCAGAAGTCACACATGGGACAGAGTGGGTGTGGGATATTTTTGCTTGGATTTCAGTGGAAGAGATCTCTGCTGCCGACCTGCTCCAGCGCACAGACGAGGCATCGGTCGGAGAGTCTCAGCTAGAAAAAACGCTAAGCGACTGCCACTGGGAACATGCAGCTGAACGCGAGCTAACAGTACAAATTGCTCGCAATGTGCTTGCatggtgcttttaaaaaaaaaagcatcagaaagaattaaaaaaatctgtgaaatagGCTAAAAACAACTCCCCCGCTTCACAtctggaagagctgcagaaactTGGCTACCCAGCTCTACGCTCTCAGGGATGTGCTTTGTTTCAGCTACGGCTCTATTAGCAGCTGCTGATGCTAGGGCTgcttccagagctgctgctgcaacagGAGAGCCAGCCACCTGCCAaggcgggcaggcagggcccaAAGCAAGCCAAGAGAAGAAGCACCCTGTGGAAGTCACCCATAAAAGATGTTGCGCAGGTAGGTGCCCCAGCACGCAGCACTTTTTCAGCTCACAGAGAGAAGAGTTCAGTATTAcagcagggacccccccagcccgtGACCGCTGGTGCTGTTCATTCACACTGCCACGCAGCAGCCGTGCTGGTGGCTGCAGCACCGGCGCTGAAGTCAGAATCGGGCCCCATAGCATGTGGGTGGAAGCAAAAAGCTAACAGGAAGGATGGGTTTGAGCAATGGCTCCTGAAAACAAGACAGTGCAGAccagagggaaagaaagcaacTTCATCTATGCCTTTATCAACACATATTAAATGCACATACCTGTAACTCGCCTTTCCTTCAGACCTCCTTCTGATAAGATTATCTCCCTTAACAGCCAACTGCAAAAGAAAGTGATCATAAACCTGGCTGCATTTCTAGAGGTTGATGAGATTTTCCTCTCCAGATGGCCCATATCAAGGGCACAGACAAAGAGTGTTTCCCAGCACTAGGCAGCTCCACAGAAAAGACACTTGCAATTCCTCGCCTGAAAGTTACCCAAACCCCGGTTTATCTGTTGTTACCCAATACTcatcctgctgcttcccagtgAGGATAAACGACCATCAGGTTTCTAACAGCGGTGCTCTCCAAAGGAGAGGGGCTCTGCTGGTTGCACACCATTACCCACCTTATTTGACTAGGAAGCTCAACCAAGACTGACTTCTTTAAGTGTTTATATGAATCACTCAGACTAATGCTCCCTGCGGGAGTTTTATCTCACGTTTAATAAAGCCAGGCTCATTTCAATAAGTCCTGCAAGGTGGAAATAACAACAGCTTTTCCATTCAGcattccttttgctgtttaatCACGTTTATATGTAAAAGGACTGCACAGCTGTAATGCCAAAGGAGCTACAAATCTGAAGCAAGAAGCGAACATGGGGGTATTAAGCAAGATTTGCTATTAGACTGAAATCTCAGGAGGTTTGCAATTGTGTAACTCTCCTCTGAGCTGGATGATTAGATTTGCTAGTTAACACAAACAAGACATttgtggaagagagaaaaaaataaaaaagcaaacaaacagatgGGTGCCTCCCTTTGCGTTATGGCCAAAGAATTACAGAttagtttaaagaaaacagcagggaTGTTCCACTTTACAGAGCTGTGTTAGGAGGAGAGACTGTGGGGCAAAAAGACAAGGCATATAAGCCCATCATAACCTCCTGTATTACTCTTCAGGAAAGACGGACTGTCCAGCTATTACCAAGTACAGCAATGCTGTTTATGTCTTAAAAACTGCATTCCTCTCCTCCCGCAAGAACCACTGACCCATTTCCCTGCCAAAGGATTATGTAAACAGTGCTTTCCTTCTCACTTGTTCTCTACCCCCAGTTTTAGTCTGGTTTTGGAAGCTGTGAAATTAAATGAGTGAAAcgtctcctctcctccttcatgGGTACTCGGCCCTTTCTTCCACCCTCCGGCCAGCGGCTGCAGCTGACAGCAAGGTGCTCAGGTACCACACTCCCAAGCACAGAGGGGCTGCACGCCATCCCATGGGGCTTTCATCCACAGCAGCCCCTTCCTTAACTGGAGCCCGCCAGCCATTTCAACACTCTGCACCGATTTATGGTCTTGCCTTAATGGCCAACAACCTCCTTGACCCGCGAGCACCTCCCAATCCTGGGTGGGATTGACAACGGGCCTGGGTCTGCAGTGGCAGCATTGGAGTCACCGTGTGGGCAGCATGGTCAGCCCCCATGGCTGTCTGCGGGGCTGTACAGCCAGGAAGCATTGGGCCGCATGTCTCTGACCCCTGCCGGTCCCTGGGTAGGAGGGGGTGGTGGAGCTGCAGTCATGGTGGGACTCACACGTGTATGGTATGTGACTGCAACTTTGCAGGAGCAGGACTCAAAGTCCAAGTTTCCTTCAGGGACCCCCCAAATGCCTCTCAGAGCCAAGACACCTGGAGCACTCTCATGTTCTCTCGAGGACTCCACCAGTGTTAGCCTCACCAATGTCTGCATGTGAAAAACCCAGCCAGCTg encodes the following:
- the LOC140648496 gene encoding fibrinogen-like protein 1, with the translated sequence MSVMMPWLLLLLLLVSFGSPAPRFSEKDICLLDNNKLRQRLKQLQDLLYLYELQLKDILGNTYHRTKSGLFSGNRSVQHVMLLPTTSGNLIVYDEDCSALYNRKKTKNGYYRIRPRADREPFLAYCDMSDGGGWTVIQRRSNGKENFNRKWDDYKLGFGKFQGKNDEYWLGNDHIYDLLARGDSSLKIDLMDWHGERRYAVYENFQLANEQDHYRLWFGTYSGNAGDALSGGSNFEDQWSASHRGMQFTTSDKDHDRFLAGNCALENKGGWWFNRCHAVNLNGRYYRMGIYNGSYDNGIVWSTWHGMWYSLKYSAMKIRPLFFVDRESGDGENSQGS